In Bacillota bacterium, a single window of DNA contains:
- a CDS encoding ATP-binding protein — MRCCIVDKKYLPRIADEKLKLSLATSGAVLIIGLKWCGKTRTAEEASASVLYMQDPDHAAEYKLLADTKPSKLLEGKTPRLVDEWQTAPVLWNAVRFAVDKRRSRGQFILTGSVVPPETKDMHTGTGRISRMVMRTMSLFESGESTGEISLKDLFDDKKDMFAESKMTIERIAFILTRGGWPEAVGEENEKYALKMVYNYLDAVAHQDMSRIDDVERNPDRVYALLRSIARNISTQANTQTLLRDLVSNDEGLSDKTINDYISAMKKLYVVEDLPAWSPHLRSKRAIRTTAKRHFTDPSIATAALRADSGKLLSDFKTFGYLFESLCIRDLRIYADSLDGSVYHYRDQLNFEVDAIIQLKDERWAAVEVKMGAGEIEKAAENLIKFSENIDTAKTPAPSFLMVLTGTEYAFQMKNGVWVVPVGCLRN; from the coding sequence ATGAGGTGCTGTATTGTGGATAAAAAATACTTACCGCGAATTGCAGATGAAAAACTGAAGCTTTCGCTGGCAACGTCCGGAGCGGTCTTGATTATCGGTCTTAAATGGTGCGGCAAGACCCGAACTGCCGAAGAAGCGTCCGCCAGCGTTTTATATATGCAGGATCCCGATCACGCGGCTGAATATAAATTGCTTGCGGACACAAAACCTTCAAAACTATTGGAAGGAAAAACGCCACGACTTGTTGATGAATGGCAGACAGCACCGGTTTTGTGGAATGCTGTGCGATTTGCCGTTGACAAACGCCGTTCACGCGGGCAGTTTATCTTAACCGGATCGGTTGTCCCTCCGGAAACAAAGGATATGCATACAGGGACAGGACGAATCAGCCGAATGGTTATGCGTACTATGTCATTATTTGAGTCGGGCGAATCCACAGGGGAAATTTCTCTGAAAGATTTGTTTGACGACAAAAAAGATATGTTCGCCGAAAGTAAAATGACTATCGAACGCATCGCTTTTATTCTCACGCGCGGCGGTTGGCCGGAAGCGGTGGGGGAAGAAAACGAAAAATATGCACTAAAAATGGTATACAACTACTTGGATGCGGTTGCGCATCAGGATATGTCACGAATTGATGATGTTGAGCGCAACCCGGATAGAGTGTATGCGTTGCTGCGCTCAATTGCTCGGAATATATCCACACAGGCAAATACGCAAACACTGTTGCGTGACCTTGTTTCCAACGATGAGGGGCTTTCTGATAAAACGATTAATGATTATATTTCTGCAATGAAGAAACTATATGTGGTCGAGGATCTTCCTGCGTGGAGCCCGCACTTACGTTCCAAACGCGCAATTCGTACTACTGCTAAGCGGCACTTTACTGACCCGTCTATCGCCACCGCCGCTCTCCGCGCCGACAGCGGAAAATTGTTGAGTGATTTTAAGACATTCGGATATCTTTTTGAATCATTATGTATCCGGGATTTACGGATTTATGCAGACAGCTTGGACGGTTCGGTCTATCACTACCGAGACCAGCTTAATTTTGAAGTGGATGCAATTATTCAACTGAAAGACGAACGCTGGGCGGCTGTCGAAGTAAAAATGGGAGCGGGAGAGATTGAGAAGGCAGCTGAAAACCTTATTAAATTCAGCGAAAATATTGATACTGCCAAAACGCCAGCCCCATCTTTTTTAATGGTACTCACCGGCACGGAATATGCTTTTCAAATGAAGAACGGCGTTTGGGTTGTTCCGGTTGGGTGCTTGAGGAATTAA
- a CDS encoding CPBP family intramembrane metalloprotease, whose amino-acid sequence MKIKFLAFLGGRPLDDKQVYWQWRDFWRLYGLYVSIQIVMSIFLSQILRRTFLLSFIDAGSIVYAVSLLMLIPFVRHYEFWPSLSYLGATLIDFQKFWKVGVVYGLVLRVAPLAPVLVVVLIMQLGGQMPYLPDNNPVMGHAVFSFSWFLGALRGVVFAPVVEEYFYRGLLYPLLRLRWGVRSAILFSSVLFGVMHGVNLLGFWAVFGGIGFAVAYEHTGKLATPIVAHFIVNAIATVLGSI is encoded by the coding sequence GTGAAGATTAAGTTTCTGGCCTTCCTAGGCGGACGCCCACTAGATGACAAACAGGTGTACTGGCAGTGGCGTGACTTTTGGCGCCTGTACGGACTTTATGTAAGTATACAGATAGTGATGAGCATTTTTCTGTCGCAAATCTTGCGCCGCACTTTCTTGTTGTCGTTCATCGATGCGGGCAGTATCGTCTATGCTGTGTCGCTGCTCATGCTCATCCCCTTTGTGCGGCACTATGAATTTTGGCCCTCGCTTAGCTACTTGGGGGCTACACTAATTGACTTTCAGAAATTCTGGAAGGTTGGCGTAGTTTACGGACTGGTACTGCGGGTTGCCCCCCTAGCACCGGTGCTCGTGGTGGTGCTCATTATGCAGCTAGGTGGCCAGATGCCCTACCTCCCTGATAACAACCCGGTGATGGGGCATGCGGTCTTTAGCTTTTCGTGGTTTCTTGGGGCACTGCGCGGGGTTGTATTCGCCCCTGTGGTAGAGGAGTATTTTTATCGCGGCTTGCTCTATCCCTTACTTCGGCTGCGCTGGGGTGTCAGGTCTGCCATATTGTTTTCAAGTGTGCTATTCGGTGTGATGCACGGAGTAAATTTGCTTGGGTTTTGGGCCGTTTTTGGTGGTATTGGCTTTGCCGTGGCCTATGAGCACACTGGCAAGCTCGCCACACCGATAGTAGCCCACTTTATCGTAAACGCGATAGCCACAGTACTGGGCAGTATTTAG
- a CDS encoding M42 family metallopeptidase, with the protein MDSKDFLRMMVEATGVSGHETPVAALIKDTFLALADDVRIDVMGNVVAQKKGEGEDDISIMLAAHMDEIGLMVTKIDERGFLKFIAIGGIDQRTLVAQEVIVHGKRELIGIIGMKPPHLMSPEETQVAVKIQDMVIDLGLSHDEVRQLVSIGDVVTINRKFIPLAGDFVAAKAMDDRAAVAVLGECLQVLKMIRHQADVYAVATVQEEVGLGGALVSTYRLKPHIGIAIDVCHGEMPGVPEQDTAPMGKGPNIALGANIHPKLYERLVEVAKEHNIPYTLDPLPGASGTDAWAMQVTRAGVPTALVSLPLRYMHTSVETLSMSDIKSTARLLAYFIASVDKSFVEGLLCY; encoded by the coding sequence TTGGACAGTAAGGATTTTCTGCGGATGATGGTTGAAGCGACGGGGGTATCAGGCCACGAGACTCCGGTTGCCGCCTTGATCAAGGATACGTTTCTGGCTCTAGCTGACGATGTACGCATCGATGTTATGGGCAATGTGGTGGCACAAAAAAAGGGCGAGGGCGAGGACGACATTTCCATCATGTTGGCTGCGCACATGGATGAGATTGGACTCATGGTGACAAAGATTGATGAGAGGGGATTCCTTAAATTTATCGCCATCGGCGGCATCGACCAACGGACACTAGTAGCACAGGAAGTAATAGTGCACGGCAAAAGAGAACTCATCGGCATTATTGGCATGAAGCCGCCCCATCTCATGAGCCCAGAAGAAACACAGGTAGCTGTAAAGATACAGGACATGGTCATCGACTTGGGCCTATCGCACGATGAAGTGCGGCAGCTAGTCTCGATTGGCGATGTAGTGACCATAAATAGAAAATTTATACCCTTAGCGGGTGACTTTGTGGCCGCCAAAGCCATGGACGATAGGGCTGCTGTGGCGGTGCTCGGGGAATGTTTACAGGTGCTCAAAATGATTCGTCACCAAGCTGACGTCTATGCGGTAGCGACTGTGCAAGAGGAAGTAGGACTAGGGGGTGCCTTAGTCAGCACCTACCGTCTTAAGCCGCACATTGGCATTGCCATCGATGTTTGTCACGGCGAAATGCCCGGTGTTCCGGAACAGGACACTGCACCCATGGGCAAGGGCCCAAACATTGCCCTCGGCGCTAATATTCACCCTAAACTATACGAACGTTTGGTGGAAGTAGCTAAGGAACACAATATTCCTTATACCCTTGACCCGTTGCCTGGTGCATCGGGAACCGACGCCTGGGCCATGCAAGTGACCCGCGCTGGTGTACCTACTGCGCTCGTTTCTCTGCCCTTGCGTTACATGCACACCTCAGTCGAGACCTTATCTATGTCAGACATCAAGTCCACAGCCCGACTCCTGGCCTACTTTATCGCCAGTGTCGACAAGTCTTTTGTGGAGGGATTACTATGCTATTAA
- a CDS encoding patatin-like phospholipase family protein — protein MRVGLALGGGGARGIAHIGVLAELEAENIPVHLIAGTSAGSLIGALYAAGLTPDQMFALAQRTTWRDLVHLTLPRVGLVNADPMQALLNDLLGQGSIEDLSMPFAAVACDLITGREVVLTKGNIALAVRASCSIPGIFTPVPHGDHLLVDGGLINGVPVSVVKRMGADITIAVRLNQGVTPSQQLHNIFGILAQAAEIMQRSQQMMDPDILISPDIVNQSMADLHRALPAYIAGRIATRAALPEVFEAFRKQG, from the coding sequence TTGCGTGTGGGTCTCGCCTTAGGTGGTGGGGGAGCGCGGGGCATTGCACACATCGGTGTGTTGGCAGAGCTCGAAGCCGAAAACATACCGGTGCACTTGATTGCCGGCACGAGTGCCGGCAGCCTTATCGGTGCTCTTTACGCTGCTGGTCTAACACCGGACCAGATGTTCGCCTTGGCGCAGCGCACAACCTGGCGTGACTTGGTACACCTGACGCTGCCTAGGGTGGGCCTGGTCAATGCCGACCCGATGCAGGCGTTGCTCAATGACTTGCTCGGCCAGGGAAGCATTGAAGACTTGTCTATGCCTTTTGCCGCGGTCGCCTGCGACCTCATCACAGGTAGGGAAGTAGTACTCACTAAGGGCAACATCGCCTTGGCAGTGCGAGCCAGTTGTTCCATACCGGGTATTTTTACGCCGGTGCCGCATGGCGATCACCTTCTTGTAGATGGTGGACTCATCAATGGTGTTCCTGTCAGCGTTGTAAAGCGGATGGGCGCCGATATAACCATTGCGGTGAGGCTAAATCAGGGGGTGACCCCCTCGCAACAGTTGCACAATATCTTTGGTATTCTGGCCCAAGCCGCCGAGATCATGCAGCGTTCGCAACAGATGATGGACCCCGACATTCTTATCTCGCCAGATATCGTTAACCAGTCGATGGCTGATTTACATCGCGCCCTGCCAGCGTACATCGCCGGCAGGATCGCTACTCGGGCCGCCTTGCCAGAGGTTTTTGAAGCATTTAGAAAGCAGGGATGA
- the ndk gene encoding nucleoside-diphosphate kinase produces the protein MERTLCLVKPDGVQRGLMGEVISRFERKGLQIVGVKMQRISAELAAKHYAAHLEKPFYPTLVEHITSGPVLALAVEGHRAVEVVRSLIGKTDPAAAMTGTIRGDFGLTMSRNIVHAADSVEAAAYEIALYFTPAELLTYDQALHNWIFRED, from the coding sequence TTGGAACGAACCCTATGTCTCGTTAAACCCGATGGTGTACAACGGGGGTTGATGGGAGAGGTGATCTCCCGCTTTGAGCGCAAAGGATTGCAAATTGTGGGCGTGAAGATGCAGAGAATTAGCGCTGAGCTCGCGGCCAAACATTACGCGGCCCATCTAGAGAAGCCCTTTTATCCGACGTTAGTGGAGCATATCACCAGTGGGCCTGTTCTGGCTCTGGCTGTAGAAGGGCACCGTGCAGTAGAAGTTGTGCGTAGTTTAATCGGCAAAACTGACCCTGCCGCCGCCATGACGGGGACCATCAGAGGCGATTTCGGCCTCACCATGAGCCGCAATATCGTACATGCCGCCGACAGTGTGGAGGCGGCCGCCTACGAAATTGCCCTGTACTTTACCCCAGCTGAACTGCTAACCTACGATCAAGCCCTGCACAATTGGATTTTTCGTGAAGATTAA
- the mgtE gene encoding magnesium transporter gives MTWNQENVVSQIKSAITQGRPELLDLLFEELQPADIADLLVFLDRKEQKAVILQLSNEDGARVFENLEARLQQSLLADLGSIKAAEILESMSSDDIADFVGELSPQEAQAVLNLMPHDEAKEITDLMVYPEHSAGGLMTTEFLSLEQHHSVDDAISAIRHVSEANSSLYYVYVTSQERLVGVVSLRQLILTSSSSILKDIMEDNLITVGPEADQEEVAKIVSKYDLLAVPVVDACQHLLGIITVDDILDVVQEEATEDIFRSRGAAGMENLDPVHSPVLKKVAQRLPWLVITLFAGLISGSIVGAYAEAIQAVVILAMFIPVIMDMGGNAATQASTVFVRGVATGEITAREQIRYFAQEVRVGLIMATVCGATLGIVVALWQQPILGLVVGTAMFSTVTVGTVVGTGVPLVFTRLGIDPAYGSGPMVTSIKDATGLLIFFSIATLFMSYLK, from the coding sequence TTGACATGGAATCAAGAAAATGTCGTATCTCAAATTAAGTCTGCCATCACACAGGGCAGGCCCGAGCTTCTTGACCTCTTGTTTGAAGAACTACAGCCCGCAGACATTGCCGATTTGCTGGTCTTCCTTGACCGCAAGGAACAGAAGGCAGTCATCTTGCAGTTATCTAATGAGGACGGCGCCAGAGTTTTCGAGAATCTGGAGGCGCGCCTACAACAATCACTCTTAGCCGATTTAGGCAGCATCAAAGCAGCCGAGATCCTCGAAAGCATGTCCTCTGATGACATTGCTGACTTTGTGGGCGAGCTATCCCCCCAAGAAGCCCAAGCGGTGCTCAACCTGATGCCACACGATGAGGCCAAGGAAATTACAGATTTGATGGTCTATCCCGAGCATAGTGCGGGTGGGCTAATGACCACCGAGTTTCTTTCTCTCGAGCAGCACCACTCGGTGGATGATGCCATCTCCGCCATCCGCCACGTCAGTGAAGCAAATTCTAGCCTTTACTATGTATATGTCACCTCACAAGAACGCCTAGTCGGCGTCGTGAGCTTGAGACAGCTGATTTTAACTTCCTCTTCCTCTATTCTCAAAGATATCATGGAAGACAATCTAATCACCGTGGGCCCAGAAGCCGACCAGGAAGAAGTCGCGAAAATTGTGTCCAAATACGACTTGCTTGCGGTCCCCGTGGTCGATGCCTGCCAACACCTGCTCGGCATTATCACCGTTGACGATATTCTCGATGTCGTGCAAGAGGAAGCCACGGAGGACATCTTCCGTAGCCGAGGTGCGGCGGGCATGGAGAATCTCGACCCCGTGCATTCCCCCGTCTTGAAAAAGGTAGCGCAACGCCTACCATGGCTAGTTATAACTCTGTTTGCCGGGCTTATATCTGGAAGCATAGTCGGCGCCTATGCCGAGGCCATCCAGGCTGTGGTTATCTTAGCGATGTTTATTCCCGTGATCATGGATATGGGCGGTAATGCGGCTACCCAGGCCTCTACAGTCTTTGTGCGCGGCGTAGCCACTGGCGAAATCACAGCCAGGGAACAAATTCGATATTTTGCTCAGGAAGTACGCGTCGGATTAATTATGGCCACCGTTTGTGGCGCAACCCTTGGCATAGTCGTCGCTCTCTGGCAACAGCCAATCCTAGGCTTAGTAGTCGGCACCGCGATGTTCTCCACTGTGACAGTCGGCACCGTTGTCGGCACGGGTGTACCACTAGTGTTCACCCGACTTGGCATCGACCCGGCCTATGGTTCAGGCCCCATGGTCACCTCCATAAAAGACGCAACCGGCTTGCTAATCTTTTTCTCTATCGCCACCTTATTTATGAGCTATCTTAAGTAA
- a CDS encoding DUF4438 domain-containing protein, translating into MIKTNRAKLVMISVQGEVNHPKAVAPYRISVEGRPVVLPGTGGITYSHQIGDSCMDLVGDHVEPGVSVTRAAENENGGFNTLACVGNVAKVVSGDGKNALGYVTGTHGGAEHVLMYFAKETLENLAVGDKILVKSVGQGLKLLDFPDIAVMNLDPDLLEKMGLSVAPDGVLEVPVAATVPAYLMGSGIGANTAYRGDYDIMTHDKVAYEKFGLGKLRFGDIVALMDCDTMYGRGYLAGAVTIGVVIHSDCVLTGHGPGVTTLMTCKEPQIRPVLTDRANIADYLGL; encoded by the coding sequence ATGATTAAAACAAATCGCGCCAAACTAGTTATGATTAGCGTGCAAGGGGAAGTAAACCATCCTAAGGCCGTGGCTCCGTATCGCATCTCGGTAGAGGGACGCCCCGTCGTTCTACCGGGGACGGGTGGCATCACCTACAGCCACCAAATTGGCGACTCTTGCATGGACTTAGTAGGCGACCATGTGGAACCCGGTGTTTCCGTGACACGAGCAGCGGAGAATGAAAATGGCGGGTTTAACACCCTGGCCTGCGTGGGCAATGTGGCTAAAGTGGTCAGCGGAGACGGCAAGAACGCTTTGGGATATGTCACTGGGACCCATGGCGGTGCTGAACACGTGCTCATGTACTTTGCCAAAGAAACACTAGAAAACTTGGCCGTGGGCGATAAAATACTCGTTAAGAGCGTGGGCCAAGGTCTTAAATTGCTTGATTTTCCCGACATTGCGGTAATGAACTTAGACCCCGATCTCCTAGAGAAGATGGGCCTGTCAGTGGCACCCGATGGCGTCCTAGAGGTTCCTGTTGCTGCGACCGTACCTGCCTACCTCATGGGGTCTGGTATCGGCGCAAACACAGCCTATCGTGGCGACTATGACATCATGACGCATGACAAAGTAGCCTATGAAAAGTTTGGTCTAGGCAAATTGCGCTTTGGCGATATTGTCGCTCTAATGGACTGCGACACGATGTACGGACGTGGTTATCTTGCCGGAGCCGTCACCATTGGTGTAGTAATTCACTCTGACTGCGTACTCACTGGCCACGGACCCGGGGTGACCACTCTTATGACCTGCAAAGAACCGCAGATACGGCCGGTGTTAACCGATAGGGCCAATATCGCCGATTATTTAGGCTTATAG
- the mtnP gene encoding S-methyl-5'-thioadenosine phosphorylase produces MKLSSLAIIGGSGVYSPDLLEQATSISVETKYGKASVLTGKFGGRDVFFMPRHGEGHRSPPHMINYRANIAALLELGVKFVMATTAVGSLNRVLGPGTLVLSDQLLDFTRNRPVTFFDGAEGRVVHVDFTYPYCPNLRAQVLRAAKQAASPLVDGGTYVCFEGPRYETAAEIRLYRQMGGDIVGMTAMPEAILAREAEMCYIGISMITNFAAGITNSPLAHTEVLECMKANAANLRSLLEQAMRTVDTLQVCSCHSAVQGH; encoded by the coding sequence ATGAAGTTGAGTTCTCTCGCCATTATTGGAGGTAGCGGTGTTTACAGTCCTGATTTACTAGAGCAGGCCACCTCTATTTCTGTAGAAACAAAGTACGGTAAGGCCTCAGTGCTAACTGGCAAATTCGGAGGGCGTGACGTCTTCTTCATGCCACGTCACGGTGAAGGACACCGGAGCCCGCCACATATGATTAACTATCGCGCCAATATCGCGGCACTTCTTGAGTTAGGGGTTAAATTTGTCATGGCCACTACGGCGGTGGGTAGCCTAAATCGAGTTCTAGGCCCGGGGACACTGGTGTTAAGTGACCAATTGCTCGACTTCACACGTAACAGGCCTGTGACTTTTTTTGATGGGGCAGAGGGAAGAGTCGTCCATGTCGACTTTACCTACCCTTACTGCCCCAACCTGCGAGCACAAGTGTTGCGCGCCGCCAAGCAAGCTGCTTCGCCCCTAGTCGATGGCGGTACTTATGTCTGTTTTGAAGGCCCGCGTTATGAAACTGCTGCCGAAATACGCTTGTACAGGCAAATGGGAGGAGATATCGTAGGCATGACCGCCATGCCGGAGGCCATCTTGGCACGCGAGGCGGAGATGTGTTATATCGGTATCTCTATGATTACTAATTTCGCGGCAGGCATAACTAATAGTCCTCTCGCCCATACAGAGGTGCTAGAATGCATGAAGGCTAATGCTGCGAATTTGCGATCCCTACTAGAGCAGGCGATGAGGACTGTAGACACTTTGCAGGTCTGTAGTTGTCACTCTGCGGTGCAGGGACATTAG
- a CDS encoding ABC transporter ATP-binding protein yields MSWHCPLPTRDLLPGYVTLSHLYKKFGELDAVKDVDLSIARGEFFSLLGPSGCGKTTTLRLLAGLEELDAGEISISGETVATVQSSIPPEKRGVGIVFQDYALFPHLTVFANVAFGLYGMNKEIIKSRVQEMLTLVGLQNSGGQYPHELSGGQKQRVALARTLAPCPSVILLDEPFSNLDAELRDALRLETKEILRASGSTVILVTHDQEEALSLSDRVGVMNGGHLEQVGTPYEIYHQPATRFVANFVGKADFFRATIREGQVVSNIGSFPLLSPYDALEGEVDLMVRPDDVTLTPDPLGTGTIVEARFLGGDAVYRVALPEQTYLHSQRMSANLLDVGSRVLVEVNLPHVVIFPRR; encoded by the coding sequence ATGTCATGGCACTGTCCTTTGCCCACGCGAGACCTACTCCCTGGGTATGTTACTCTGTCGCATCTCTATAAGAAATTTGGTGAGCTCGACGCCGTCAAGGATGTAGACTTAAGTATCGCTAGGGGAGAGTTCTTTTCACTCTTGGGACCCTCTGGCTGCGGAAAGACTACGACTTTGCGGCTCCTCGCTGGTCTTGAGGAACTAGACGCGGGCGAAATCTCTATTAGTGGCGAAACCGTGGCCACTGTGCAAAGCTCCATACCACCAGAAAAGAGGGGAGTGGGGATAGTCTTTCAGGACTATGCTCTGTTTCCCCACCTTACTGTGTTCGCGAACGTGGCTTTTGGCTTGTATGGTATGAACAAAGAAATTATTAAATCGCGCGTACAGGAGATGCTCACTCTAGTCGGCCTGCAAAACAGCGGTGGTCAGTACCCACACGAATTGTCGGGCGGGCAAAAGCAGCGCGTGGCCCTCGCCCGCACACTGGCTCCTTGTCCTAGCGTCATCTTGCTTGATGAGCCCTTTTCCAATTTAGATGCCGAACTAAGGGATGCCCTGCGTCTGGAAACCAAGGAGATTCTCCGCGCTAGTGGGAGCACGGTTATCTTGGTTACCCATGACCAAGAAGAAGCGCTGTCTTTGTCTGACCGCGTGGGAGTGATGAATGGTGGTCATCTAGAGCAGGTAGGGACACCTTACGAGATTTATCACCAACCAGCCACTCGCTTTGTCGCCAATTTTGTCGGCAAGGCAGACTTTTTTAGAGCCACCATACGTGAGGGCCAGGTAGTCTCAAACATCGGCTCGTTTCCCCTTCTGTCCCCATATGACGCTCTAGAGGGGGAAGTGGACTTGATGGTAAGGCCAGACGATGTTACCCTGACGCCCGACCCCCTAGGCACAGGTACTATCGTGGAAGCAAGGTTTCTCGGTGGAGACGCTGTTTACCGCGTTGCGTTGCCAGAGCAAACCTACTTGCATTCCCAGCGCATGTCAGCCAACCTGCTCGATGTAGGTAGCCGAGTCCTAGTCGAGGTTAATCTTCCCCATGTGGTTATCTTCCCTCGCCGCTAA
- a CDS encoding amidohydrolase: MQTIFHNCHVLTMNPSMPEAAAVVTRGDKIVYVGNDSTALSFAGPGSRIIDGRGGSLLPGFNDSHLHLLGLGLSMSNIDCRDLLGLPALQAKVAARVREASADEVILGRGWDQNKYPGATYPSRFDLDEVAPHHPVILFRACGHVLVCNSRALQLANINDGVEDVEGGSFDRTPAGELTGVLREKAMSFVLSALPKSSPEVIRTALLRAAEHALSHGITTAQTHDGNGNDWEEVVRAYHELALPLRVNLLFNLDRSEIMSFGPTMLAANSRDEQRVGVKTIKIMADGSLGARTAALSEPYHDDPNNTGLSYYTQEAFDDLVRVAHQAGFQVAVHAIGDYTADQAITAIERAQGSDTTRRHRLIHCQILRRDLVERMSQANIVAEIQPIFVTTDLHWTEDRVGKERLRHAYAWRSLLEFGVNCAGGSDCPVEIIAPLAGITAAVTRSDNNGNPPEGWLPEQKLTVREAVALFTGGSAYAEHMEGCKGQIRPQYLADLVLLAKNVETVEARHIRDIKIALTMVAGHIAYAPS, from the coding sequence ATGCAGACCATATTTCATAACTGCCATGTTCTAACCATGAACCCGAGTATGCCGGAGGCAGCCGCGGTTGTGACAAGGGGCGACAAAATTGTCTACGTCGGCAATGACAGCACGGCACTAAGTTTTGCCGGGCCTGGTAGTCGTATTATTGATGGTCGAGGCGGTTCATTGCTCCCTGGCTTTAATGATAGCCACCTACACCTCTTGGGATTAGGGCTAAGCATGAGTAACATTGATTGTCGCGACCTTCTAGGTCTACCTGCTCTGCAGGCTAAAGTTGCCGCGCGGGTTCGCGAGGCTTCTGCGGACGAGGTTATTCTTGGCCGAGGCTGGGACCAAAACAAGTACCCCGGTGCAACCTATCCTAGCCGCTTTGACCTTGACGAAGTCGCGCCGCACCACCCAGTGATTTTGTTTCGCGCTTGTGGTCATGTTTTGGTCTGTAACTCCCGCGCTTTGCAGCTTGCCAATATCAATGACGGGGTAGAGGATGTAGAAGGAGGCAGCTTTGACCGTACCCCGGCAGGAGAACTGACCGGTGTACTCAGGGAGAAGGCCATGAGCTTCGTCCTGTCTGCTCTGCCCAAGAGCAGCCCAGAGGTCATAAGGACCGCGCTCCTCCGAGCAGCAGAGCATGCCTTGTCACATGGCATAACCACCGCCCAGACCCATGATGGAAATGGGAACGATTGGGAAGAAGTAGTGCGAGCGTACCACGAGTTAGCGCTGCCCCTGCGTGTAAACCTGCTCTTTAATTTAGATAGAAGTGAGATTATGAGTTTCGGGCCGACCATGCTCGCGGCGAACTCTCGTGACGAGCAACGCGTAGGTGTAAAGACGATTAAAATCATGGCTGACGGGTCGCTAGGGGCGCGCACGGCAGCACTTAGTGAGCCATACCATGATGACCCGAACAATACTGGCCTTAGCTACTACACACAAGAAGCCTTTGATGACTTGGTGCGTGTGGCACACCAGGCGGGGTTTCAAGTAGCTGTCCACGCTATCGGGGACTACACTGCAGACCAAGCCATCACGGCCATCGAGCGTGCGCAAGGCAGTGACACCACGCGTCGTCATCGCCTTATCCACTGCCAGATTCTGCGGCGAGACTTGGTCGAGAGAATGTCGCAGGCCAATATCGTGGCCGAAATTCAGCCTATCTTTGTGACCACTGACTTGCATTGGACTGAAGACAGGGTTGGTAAGGAAAGACTGCGACATGCCTATGCTTGGAGGAGCCTGCTTGAGTTTGGCGTAAACTGCGCTGGGGGTTCTGATTGCCCGGTAGAAATTATTGCACCGTTGGCAGGCATAACAGCCGCTGTGACCCGCAGCGACAACAACGGAAACCCGCCAGAGGGCTGGCTGCCCGAGCAGAAACTTACTGTACGTGAGGCGGTTGCTCTCTTTACAGGTGGCTCTGCCTATGCCGAGCACATGGAGGGATGCAAAGGACAAATTAGGCCGCAGTACCTAGCCGACCTAGTTCTCCTCGCGAAAAATGTTGAGACGGTCGAGGCGCGACACATTAGGGACATTAAAATCGCCTTGACCATGGTAGCGGGTCACATCGCCTATGCGCCATCATGA
- a CDS encoding ChbG/HpnK family deacetylase: MKKQLIINADDFGFTWGVSQGIAEAMRHNVTSTTIMGNCAELPRHLSLLEGLPQRSLGVHLVLSAGAPLMPPDSVPSLVNKEGHFWRNFRQATRLAKPKEVYLEWRAQVEGILRCGVKLTHLDSHHHVHLEPKLTRVAMEIAREYSIPAIRRLTVRDMWREQGFWQNAIFMPQVARSAELIRLSGLSYPQGLMSLDLRHLRALKKLPPGIYEMFCHPGRVDDELLGKSSLTYHREEELTMLSSPSFAADLHESGIELVTYDIFRG, from the coding sequence ATGAAGAAGCAGCTAATTATCAATGCCGATGACTTTGGTTTCACCTGGGGTGTCAGCCAAGGCATTGCCGAGGCCATGCGCCACAATGTGACCTCGACTACGATAATGGGCAATTGCGCCGAACTACCTAGGCATCTTTCACTACTTGAGGGCTTGCCGCAGCGTAGTTTAGGGGTGCACCTAGTACTCTCTGCAGGGGCTCCCTTGATGCCGCCCGATTCCGTTCCAAGTCTTGTCAACAAGGAGGGGCACTTCTGGCGCAACTTTCGGCAAGCAACGCGGTTAGCCAAGCCGAAAGAAGTGTATCTGGAGTGGCGGGCCCAAGTGGAGGGGATCTTACGTTGCGGAGTAAAACTAACCCACCTCGATAGCCATCATCATGTGCATCTTGAGCCCAAACTTACGCGTGTAGCCATGGAGATTGCCCGGGAGTACAGCATCCCAGCGATACGCAGGTTGACTGTGCGAGACATGTGGCGAGAGCAGGGCTTCTGGCAGAACGCCATCTTTATGCCCCAGGTAGCACGTTCGGCCGAACTTATACGGCTCTCTGGCCTGTCATATCCCCAGGGGCTCATGTCTCTCGATTTGCGCCATCTGCGCGCCTTAAAGAAATTGCCCCCTGGTATCTATGAAATGTTCTGTCATCCAGGCAGAGTTGATGACGAGCTACTGGGCAAAAGCTCGCTCACCTACCATCGGGAAGAGGAACTCACGATGTTGAGTTCACCCTCTTTCGCTGCAGACCTACATGAGAGCGGCATAGAGCTTGTAACATACGATATTTTTAGGGGGTGA